Below is a genomic region from Bacteroidota bacterium.
TGAGCGTGGCAATTATCGTCACCGACAATTTTGAAGAGTCCGAACTTACCGGTCCGCGCGAAGCGCTCGATAACGCGGGAGCGGATACTTTCCTAATCGCACCGAAACCTGAATGGGTAAGGGGATTCCGTCACGATCAGGCGGGAGATGATTTTCCGGTGGACCAGACCCTCGATGAAGCCAATCCGGATGAGTTCGACGCACTCCTGCTGCCCGGCGGCGCATTGAATGCAGATCGGCTCCGGACGGAGAAACGGGCGCTCGAATTCGTGCGAAGAATGAACCAAGAAGGAAAGCCGATTGCGTTCATCTGTCACGCACCTTGGGTCTTGATTTCCGCTGGTCTGGTGAAGGACCGTCGGCTTACCGGATTCCACACGATCAAAGACGATATCATCAATGCCGGTGGAAAGTATGAGGATACTGAGGTTATTCGCGACCGCAATTGGGTATCTTCTCGGCAGCCTTCAGACATTCATGCCTTCAATGAGGCCATGCTCGAACTCTTCAGCGAGCGCGTTCCGGCACATGCCTAAAATCAGAACCGGGATTCGTGAGATGTTCAAGACGTTTGGGATCTGAATCCCGTCCATCCAAAGCATCCCACAAATCCCGGTTCTGTTTCCGTGGAGATGAGGGGAGTCGAACCCCTGTCCGAAGAATTCAACCGAAGGGTACTACGCACATAGTCCCCTGATTAGTTAGATGACGTCCGGCCATAGCAGGAGACCCCCGACCGATCATCATCGCCCCTCCTTATTACTTCTGCGCAAGCGAAGAGCACTCATGCGCGAAGAGACCTGGCGGATGATTGCTCATCCGGTTTACACCGCATCCGAATCTGCCAAGTCCAAAGACCCGGTGCGACGGGCGCCCTCCCACCGATAGGTGGAATAGCAGCATCAACCTTAGATTACTCTAAAGGAGCTTAGGCAGCCATTGCGTAGCTATAAGAGTTCGCAATTGTTTGTTGCCGCGAGTTTGAGTCAGAATCATCTTGCGATAATTCACGAGCGTTCCCGGCGCCACTCGGTGCGCACCTGCATGTGATTGCTCACACGCGACTTCAGCGGATTATCCCCCGTCGAAACCAGTGCATCCCCAGTTCAATGACAAATGACGAATTACGAATGACGAACGTTCCTGAACGGCTTGTCATCGAACCTTCCATCCCCCTTGCAGGGAGGAAAGACTAAACACAATCTCCCCTCCCGCTTGCGGGAGGGGCGCACGATATTGTGATTAGTCACTCGGAGATTCCTAATGTTCGTAACTTTGCGAATGCGCCGCACTTTCGATCTCCTTCTCGCTGCATTCGGCCTTGCCGTGATCGGGCTGTTTACGACGCGCTATCGGATGCCATTCCGTTTGGACGACATCCTGCTGATGGAGTGGTCGCTGGCGCACCACTGGTGGGATGCATTCGATCCAATCAAGGGACAGCTTGTCAATAGCTACCGGCCGATGTTCGCGCTTGCGGCATACGGCTTGACCCATGTTGCCGGCT
It encodes:
- a CDS encoding type 1 glutamine amidotransferase domain-containing protein, with amino-acid sequence MAQSDLTGMSVAIIVTDNFEESELTGPREALDNAGADTFLIAPKPEWVRGFRHDQAGDDFPVDQTLDEANPDEFDALLLPGGALNADRLRTEKRALEFVRRMNQEGKPIAFICHAPWVLISAGLVKDRRLTGFHTIKDDIINAGGKYEDTEVIRDRNWVSSRQPSDIHAFNEAMLELFSERVPAHA